In Nocardioides nitrophenolicus, the genomic window TCCGCACGCGACGGTGTGAGCGATGCCGGACGTGGTGACCCGCTCAGGTGGCGCCCAGGAGCGCCCGGTGGAGGACGGCGATCAGCTCGCCCCGCGTGATCATGCCGACCAGCCGTCCCTCCTCGTCGACCACCGGCACGTTCTTGTACCCCTCGGTGGTCATCACCGGGACCAGGTCGGCGACCGGGGTGTCGGCCGCGATCGTGGTGACGTCGGTCCGCATGATCGAGTCGACCGACTCCAGCTCCACCAGGTCACGGGTGAACAGGTCGATGATCGACACCACGCCGACGACGCGCCGCTCGTCGTCGACGACCGGCAGGGTCTTGACCCGGCGCCGCACGAGCAGGGTCCGCGCCCGATAGATCGACTCGAACGGGTGCACCACCGCGACGTCGGGGTTCATGATCCGCGACACCGGGATCGACCCCAGCCGCCGGTCCAGGGCGTGTGTCTCGGCGTCCCGCACGATCGACACGATGTCTCCCGGCAGTACGTCGAGCCGGTCGGCGAGCCGCTTCATCGCCTGCTCCACGTCCGGCGTCGTGATGCCCAGGGCCGCGGCGGCGGGCGAGGTCGCGGGGGCGGCGACCGGCCGGTGCGGGTACCTTCGCCCGCTCAGGTTGTTCACCGCGACCGCGATCACCAGCAGCGCCAGCGCGTTCACCGCGACCGGCGTCACGACGAACAACGCCCCCTGCTCGTGGATCGCCGGCGTCGCGGTGGCGGCCAGCAGCGCGCACGCTCCGCCGGGCGGATGCAGGCACCCCAACAGCATCATCGCCCCGATCGCCGACCCCACCCCGAGCGCCGCGGCGAGCAGCACGTCGTCGACGACCCAGTGCGCCCCCAGTCCGATCGCGGTCGAGACCAGGTTGCCGCCGAGCACGGGCCAGGGCTGTGCGAGCGGACTCGCCGGCACCGCGAACAGCAGCACCGCGCAGGCCCCCATCGGCGCCACGACGAACGGCAGCAGTTCGGGACCGCCCGGCACCACCCGCGCCGTGGCCCCGGCGACTGCGATGCCGAGCAGCGCCCCCAACGCACCTCGGGCCACCTCGCCCCCGCTGTAACGCGTCACCCGCCCGACCTTAGGGCGTGTCCCCCCACTCCGCTCCCATCTCCCCACTCACCCCCTGACCCCACGTGCCCTCCTCTCCTGACCTCCCGCCCCCAACCGACCTCCGGATGCCCGCCCTCGCCGTGGCCGCCTGGCTCGGCGGCATCGCCGCCCAGCACTCCACCCGCCTCAGCTACGCCGCCCTGATCGCCCTCACCGTCGTGGTCTGGGGCCTCGCCTCGCGGCTGCCGCCGGGCGGAGTCCGGCTGCTCCTCACCCTCCTCGTCGTCGCCGCGGCCGTGGTGACGGGGACCTCCCTGCGCCACGACGCGGTGCGGCGCTCGCCGCTCCACGACCTCGCCGCCGACCGCGCCACGGCCGCCCTGGTCGGCACGGTGGTCTCCGACCCGCGCGAGATCCGAGGCCGCGCCGGACCGCAGGTCGTGGTCCGGCTCCGGGTCCGGGAGGTGTCGGCCCGCGGCCGCCGGCTGCGTACGGGTGGTGCCGTCGTCGTCATCGGTACGCCGAGCTGGGCCGCGACCCGGCTCGGCCAGCGGGTCGCGGCCAGGGGACGGCTGGCGGCCGCCGACGATCCGGCGACGGCGGCGCTGCTCACCGATGCGCGCGCGCCGGTCCGGATCCGGGGGCCGGACCCCTGGTGGCGGGCGGCCGCGGCCGTGCGGGCCTCGATCCGGCGCGCGGTCGCCCACCGGCCGGCCGACCAGGCGGGCCTGGTGCCGGCCCTGGTCGACGGGGACGACGCGGCGCTGCCCGCCGCGCTCGAGCAGGACTTCCGCACCACCGGCCTGACCCACCTGACCGCGGTCAGCGGCACCAACCTGACCCTGGTGGTCGGCTCGCTGCTCCTGGTGGCCCGGGCGGTCGGCGTACGACGTCGCTGGCTGGTGGTCGTGGGCCTGGTCGGGATCGTGGGGTTCGTGCTGCTGGCCCGGACCGAGCCCAGTGTGCTCCGGGCGGCGGTGATGGGCACGGTCGGGCTGTTCGCGTTCGGCCCCGACGGTCGTCGGCGGGGCCTGCGCGCGCTCGGCGTCGCGGTGACCGGACTGATCCTGGTGCAGCCGGGGCTGGCCGTCGCGGCGGGGTTCGCGCTGTCGGTGCTGGCCACGGCGGGGATCGTGCTGCTCGGGCCGACCCTGACCGGAGCCTTGGCCCGGTGGCTGCCTCGGGCCGCGGCGGAGGCGATCGCGGTGCCGACCGCGGCCCAGCTGGCCTGCACCCCGGTCATCGCCGGGCTGTCGGGACAGGTCAGCCTGGTCGCGATCGGAGCCAACCTGTTGGCGGGCCCCGCGGTCGGCCCGGCGACCGTTCTCGGGTTGGCGGGCGGCCTGGTCGGACTGGTGTGGCCGTGGGCCGGGCGCCTGGGTGGGACGTTCGCGGGCTTGAGCGTCGGCTGGATCATCGCCGTCGCGCATCGGGCCGCGGCGCTCCCCGGTGCGGCGGTCGGGTGGGGGACCGGCGCGCTCGCCGTCGGGCTGCTCGTGGCGCTCTGCCTGGTGGTGGCGCTGGCGCTGCCGCGGCTGCTGCGCCACCGCACCACCGGCGTGCTGCTCGGCGTCCTGCTGCTGCTCGTCGTGCTGGGCGTGCCGGGCCGGCTCTGGTCGGCCAGGTCGGGACCGTGGCCGCCGCCCGGGTGGCTGATGG contains:
- a CDS encoding HPP family protein, with translation MTRYSGGEVARGALGALLGIAVAGATARVVPGGPELLPFVVAPMGACAVLLFAVPASPLAQPWPVLGGNLVSTAIGLGAHWVVDDVLLAAALGVGSAIGAMMLLGCLHPPGGACALLAATATPAIHEQGALFVVTPVAVNALALLVIAVAVNNLSGRRYPHRPVAAPATSPAAAALGITTPDVEQAMKRLADRLDVLPGDIVSIVRDAETHALDRRLGSIPVSRIMNPDVAVVHPFESIYRARTLLVRRRVKTLPVVDDERRVVGVVSIIDLFTRDLVELESVDSIMRTDVTTIAADTPVADLVPVMTTEGYKNVPVVDEEGRLVGMITRGELIAVLHRALLGAT
- a CDS encoding ComEC/Rec2 family competence protein gives rise to the protein MPALAVAAWLGGIAAQHSTRLSYAALIALTVVVWGLASRLPPGGVRLLLTLLVVAAAVVTGTSLRHDAVRRSPLHDLAADRATAALVGTVVSDPREIRGRAGPQVVVRLRVREVSARGRRLRTGGAVVVIGTPSWAATRLGQRVAARGRLAAADDPATAALLTDARAPVRIRGPDPWWRAAAAVRASIRRAVAHRPADQAGLVPALVDGDDAALPAALEQDFRTTGLTHLTAVSGTNLTLVVGSLLLVARAVGVRRRWLVVVGLVGIVGFVLLARTEPSVLRAAVMGTVGLFAFGPDGRRRGLRALGVAVTGLILVQPGLAVAAGFALSVLATAGIVLLGPTLTGALARWLPRAAAEAIAVPTAAQLACTPVIAGLSGQVSLVAIGANLLAGPAVGPATVLGLAGGLVGLVWPWAGRLGGTFAGLSVGWIIAVAHRAAALPGAAVGWGTGALAVGLLVALCLVVALALPRLLRHRTTGVLLGVLLLLVVLGVPGRLWSARSGPWPPPGWLMVACDVGQGDALVLAVGPRSAIVVDAGPDPRAVDGCLDRLGVTQVPLVVLTHFHADHVEGLDGVLAGRTVGAIETTAVADPPGGVDLVRRAGAAEGVPVSTAAFGLARRIGAATVQVLHPDPPGSDGGARAGPGDGSTANDASVVLLVEVAGLRLLLTGDLEPPGQAQVAALVGELDIDVLKVPHHGSAHQDLAWLTGLRPELALVSVGADNDYGHPSPEVVRALTAAGARVLRTDRDGDIAVVVDGSGGARALTRR